Below is a window of Fimbriimonadaceae bacterium DNA.
TTGCGTATGAAAGCCAACAGATCACCGCTCCTTCTCCATACAGACTGGTGCAAGCCCTGTGCAGAGCTGAAAGCTTGTGCAGAGCCATCTTGCGCCAGCAGGTTGGCAACTGCCTGCACACACTTCAGGTCTGCTATGGCCTGATCGAATCGCCCAGCCTCGGCCGACAAGATAGTGGAATACGCCAGCATCCCTGCGACCCTTTGCGTCGTGCGGCCAGGCCAACCTGAAAGAGCATTTTTGGCATCCCAGTCTTGCTCCCAAACCAGCCCTTTCTTCTTCGCCCCTTCACGCAAATGCTCAAAAGCAGGCTCAAGCCCCTGGAGAATCTGCTTTGTCCGCACGCGCTCCTCAGGCGTACCCTTGACTAAGAGATACACCCGTTCCATTTCGGGGGACCATATCTTCGTCGCCTCAGCCTCCGCAAGGAGAAAGTCTGCGGCTGCATTCTCTCCCGAAGGCACCGTCAGAGAAGCCATAAGCTCATCCTGTGTGAGCGGCAATTCGTGCATCCTTGCCACCTTCACGGCGACGTCTGCCTTGTTGTGAAACTCACCCCAAAGCCCCAATGGGATGATCTGATAAGCAACATAGCCGGTCACACCCAAAATGGATGCACCGGCTACGAGCCAAATCTTAGTCTTCGTCGTCATGCGCCAGCCTCGCCATCCTTACGGCAGCTTAGCCTAGCTCGTTTCAACTACTTCAAGCGGTCGGCTGTCTTCGTCGACTCCCAAGGAAAGTCGGCGTGCCCGAAGTGCCCGTTCTTCGCGGTAGGCAAGTACTTCGTGTTGCGCAGATCAAGCTCGTCGACAATCCCCTTCGGCGAGAGATCATAGTTCGCACGAATGCGCTCGGCAATCTCGCTCTCCGAAATAGTCTCCGTACCAAAAGTATCCACGTTGATCGCAACCGGCTGGGGAACCCCGATGGCATAAGCCAACTGCACAACGCACCGGTCCGCAAGCCCCGCCGCAACGATCTGCTTTGCAAGGAACCGTGCCATATAGGTCGCCGACCTGTCCACCTTCGTCGGGTCCTTGCCGCTGAATGCGCCGCCGCCATGGGCGCACATGCCACCATACGTGTCCACGATGATCTTTCTGCCCGTCACACCCGTGTCGCCCTGAGGTCCGCCAATGATGAACTGCCCCGTCGGGTTGATGTGGTAAATGATATCGCCCTTGACGTAATCCTTATAATTGTCCAAAACCGGGCGGACGATCTCGTTGTGAACGATGTCCTGCACCTGGTCCTGACAGACGTCCGGCGAGTGCTGCTGCGAGAAGACGATCGTGTTGATTCGGTTGGGGCTGCCGTCCTCGTTGTACTCTACCGACACCTGACTCTTCGCATCCGGTCGGAGCACCTTGCTGTCGAGGATGGTCCTCACCTCAACCGACCGCCGGGTAAGCGCGTGAGCGATAGAGATCGGCAGTGGCATCAGTTCGGGCGTCTCCCTCGTCGCCATCCCAAACATCATCCCCTGGTCACCGGCTCCGCCCGTGTCCACACCCATCGCAATGTCGCTCGATTGCTCTTGAATCGCAACCAAAACGCCACAGGTGTTGCCGTCAAAACCAAAATCGGTGTGCGTGTAGCCGGCGCTCGTAATCGTGTCCCGCACGACCTTGGTGACGTCGACATAGCCCTCAGTCCGCACCTCGCCCGCAACGACTGCAACGCCTCGGGTCAGAAGCGTTTCAACCGCAACGCGAGAGTTTTTGTCCTGCTCAAGGAAAGCGTCAAGAAGAGCGTCCGAAATCTGGTCTGCCAGCTTGTCTGGGTGCCCCGCGCTGACGCTCTCAGAAGTAAAAATCTTCATAGTTCAGGCACAAAGGGTACCCGCTCAGTCGCACTCCGCCAGAGCAGTTCGGCCCTAGTTCAAAGCCGCTTCAATCGCGAAGGCCTCAAAACTGGTCCGTCAAGAACATCTGAGGAGTCTGTGGAGAGCGCCAACCCATAAACAAAAGGTCCTCCTCCTCTTGGCTCCGGTCGATGCCCAGATGGTCCGCCATCGAGCGCAGACCATACCAGTGCGAACCCGCCGAGATCGGCCACGATTCCGGCGCGCCAGCATCCACCGCTTCACGCACCACATTGCCCTCTTGGCAAACATATCCCTGTCCCGCTTCCGCGCACAATCGGAAGTTCCACCGCCAATACTCCCACCGCTTCTCAGGCCGCCTCAATCTTGCCGGATGTCCCTGCGCCCAACGATTGTAATAAATCCCTACATCGTCGTAAGTGCAGATCAAGTCTTCGTTCTCGCCCATCCCCGCCAAGGGAGCCTTGATAACCCGGTCGATCACCTGAAACCCGGCTCGCTCATAGAGATTGGCCTGCTTCGCAAAAAGGTAAGCCGCCGTTTCTCCCCGGTCGTTGGAGGTCTTCACGACATGTTTGAGCAGATCAAGTGCATACCCCTTGCCGCGCAGATTGACATCGGTAGCCACTCCCGCAATCCCAATCGCCTTGCCCCACCCAAACTCAAGCGGGACCGTGGTCAAAATGGACCGCATCTTCCCACCCTCAAATAGCGCCCATTTGCGGTTGAGATCGAAAAGTGGTTCCTTAAAGAAAACGGCCTGCGCCCGCGAATAGTCCAACTCAAACACGAGGCAGAGCAGTTTCAGGAAAGATTCCGCTTCGTCTTTTCGTATGGTTCGAATCGATCTCATTGTTCTAAGTAGCTTTACGAACGCCCGATCCGAATGCGCACCATGACGTTGTTTTCGACGGAGAGACGTATGCCATCCGGCAGCACCAATTTTGTGCGAATCTCGGTGGTTTTGGAAAGACCATCAAGCCGGATCGGATCGGTCGAGATCGTCGAAATGTCGATGATGTCCTTCCGATCCCCCTGAACCACCACGGACGCAGGCTCAATCGTGATCGACTGCACCGTGTAGCCAAACTTGGGCTGCCCCGTAAAGTTAGGAGAGATCAAAATGTCCCGTTTCGGAAGCCCTTGCCCCGCCGAAACCGTCACCGTAATGTTGTGCGGCCTTGCCTCCACCCTTGGAAGCACCTTGCCCGTCGCGTCCACAATCTCCACAGGGAGCGTAAACGAACCACCCGCGATAACATCGTTCGGCTTGAGAATCACCCGAATCCCTGCAATCTTTTGAATCTCGCTTGACGGACCGCGAATGGTCACCATCTCGGCGTGAGCCTTTGCTCCATTCGTGTCGTAACCGTCCGGCCAAATCACACTGACCGCACGGGGCTGTTCAATAATCCGCTCAATCACCACCGGCGCAGTGCGATCCCACTGCCAGTCCAAGTCCTTAATCTCTGTGGGGCGAATGAGGCCGACGTTGTACTCCTTGTCGCCCGGTTCGGCGCTCTCCAGGTCAACATAAGCGCGAAGCTTGAGGTTGTTCAAGTTCAACCGCTCCATCACCTCAAACGGGGCTCTGATCGTCACGTTGATCGTATCCGGCTTGCTCACGACCTCCAGGTCAGGTGGCAAGCCTGTAACCACGAGCGGCACCTGACGAGTATTCGTATCCTTGGGTACGTCAAGGCTGTTGACAAACAGGAACACCACCACGCCAGCGATGAGGGAAACGACCTTAAGACCGAAGTTATGGGACAGTGACACTTTGATCACGGGTCTTCTCCTTACGCCTCTGATGGCGTTCTTTGCGCGATGTCGATTTCTCTTCGTCGTCTCGAAGCAAGTGGTTTAGACGATCCCGAAGCTCCTGCACACTCACCGTCGAAAGCTGTCCTTCACGAACAAGGCTGATCGTTCCCCGCTCTTCACTCACAACGATGACGATACAGTCGTGGTGGTCCGATGCCCCCACCGCCGCGCGGTGCCGCATGTGAAGATTCGGACTGAGCTTTCGGTCGCTAAGGGGCAGACGACAAGCTGCCGCAACGATCCGGTCGCCACGTATGACCACCGCACCGTCATGCAAGGGGTTCGCGCCATAAAAGATCGAACCCAGCAACGCCGCCGAAATCGACGAGCCCAGCTTGACTCCGTTGGCGATGATGTCGTCAAGCTCTGCTCCACGCTCGATGACGATCAATGCCCCCGTACGTGAGTCGGCAAGCTCGGCACACGCCGCAACCAACTCCTCGATGGTCTGCGCTCGCAAGGGAGAATCCACACCCTCAAACCCGACAATCCGCTCAATCCGCTGAGAGAACAGTCCAAACTTGCCCATCCCCTCCAAAGCCTGCCGAAGCTCGGGCAAAAGCAGAATCGCCAAAGCCACCGGCGCCATCAACGTCGCCTTTTCCAAGATCCAGTGCAGAGAGTTGAGGCCCAGCGCTTTGCTCACAAACAGCAGCAACAAGAAACCGACGATCCCCATTACAACCCGCCACGCTCGCGTTCCCCGAATCATCGAAAGGATCTTATAAACGAGCATCGCGACGACGAGGATATCGATAACGCTCACCAGCGTTTCGGTCGAAAATTCCCTCAATGACGTCAACGGACGGAAAATATCTTGCAAAAAAGTGCCTCGAGTTGGTGCCTCTGCCTATTTTAACGCTCTGACAGGTTCAGTGTGTCCGAAAGGCCTTCGGCTTTTTAGAATAAAATCAAAGCGCTCTCAATTGTGGGGACGATGGCGTCTTTCCCTGCGTTTCCGAACGCTTCTGAGAAACGATGAAAAGGCCATGTCAGACCCATTGCAAAGATCGATCCAACAAATCCGTACCGAGATAGACGTCATCGACGCCGATCTCGTTCGCCTTCTAAGTCGCCGTGCCGAATGCGCCATCGAGATTGGACTCGTCAAAGGACGTGACTCGCAGCCCTTCTTCAATCCCGAACGTGAACGCCAAATCTACGAAGAGCTAAAGCGCATCAATCCTGGCCCGCTGACCCATCCCCAACTCGTTGGAATCTTCCGCGAGATCATCAGCGCCGCCCGTGCCGCCGAGAAGCCGCTCGGCATCGCCTACTGGGGGCCAGAAGGAACCTTCTCCCACGTCGCGGCGATGCAGGCCTTCGGCGTCAGTTCAAACTACCATCCCGTCGAATCCATCCACGACGTGTTCATGGCTGTCGAACACGGACAGGCAAACTACGGTGTCGTCCCCGTCGAGAACTCTGTCGCCGGTGTCGTGCCCGAAACGCTCGACATGTTCCCCCAAACCAACGTCCGTATCTGCGCCGAGATGTTCACACCTGTTCACCACCACCTCCTCAGCGTCGCACCAACCCTCAAAGAGGTGAAGCGGGTGTACTCGGGCCCGCAGCCATCGGGGCAGTGCCGCAGCTGGCTCCGTACGAATCTCCCAGGAGTGGAAGTTCTTGAAGTTGTCCCAACCGCCACCGCAGTCATCAAGGCCCAAAAGGACCCCGAAGGAGCCGCCATCGGAAACCACGTAGCCGCAGAGATGTACGGTTTGCCCATCCTCGTCGAGCACATCGAGGACAACCCGCAAAACCGAACTCGCTTTCTCATCATCGGCTTCAACGAACCGGCAAAGACAGGCCGAGACAAAACGTCAATGATGTTCAACCTTCGCAACAAGCCCGGCGAGCTTTACCGCGCCCTCGGCGTATTCGTCGCCCACGAAGTGAACCTACAGATGATCGAATCACGCCCCGCACAAAGGGCCTCCTTCGAATACATGTTCTTCATCGACTGCGAAGGCCACCAACAAGACCCCGGACTACAAAAAGTGATTGAAGCGCTAAAGGCAGGAATCACGCTTGAGACAACCGTACTCGGCAGCTATCCCGCCGCCGAATAGGTTCAAATCTTCTTTCGACGAACCCTTTTTGCATCGAGCCATTCCACTAGGATTTCATGGCTCCGTTCCGCAGGAAAGCATGCAATCGGGATCACAAAAAACTGCGTCCGTGTCAGATAAACGTTGACCGCATCTTCGGTCACAGCATAAGCAGAGATGGCTTCAAACTTGAACTTGCCCTTAACGCTGCCGTCTTCACTGCGCTGATTGATCGAAGCAGGAGTGATGGTGTAGGTAAACGACTGGTCCATCCACGGCGCAGGCCGCCTTGCGTAAGTCAGCATCAGACGAAGCCACAGCGCCAAACCGATAGCCGCCGCATAAATAGCGAGAAGCCCCGTAAAGGCCCGGCTCGCAGATTCATTGGGCATCGTCAGGCTAATCCCAACCAGCGCCAAGCTTAGCGTTACAGTGCCCATAAACCACCTTCGATAAGCCCGCAAACTGTGACGCAACAAAAACTTACGACTCATCACAAAGGGAGTCGTCACAATCTCTTCGCTCACGATCCCTCACCGTCGTAATTCGAGCCCCCACCGACCATCTCTTCCGCTTCCATGATGTTCACCAATACGTCGCGCGGGCGTGGCCCGTCCCTCGGGCCCACAATCCCCCGCTCCTCCATCATGTCCAGCAACCGGGAAGCCCGCTGAAAACCAATCGAAAACCTTCGTTGCAGCATCGATGTCGAAGCCTGCCCGCGCTCAACAACCCAAAGCACCGATTCGCGCCACAGGGCGTCGATCTCATCATCGCCAGAGCCACCGCGCTCGCCTCGGCCTGCATCAGCCTCTTGCCGAGCCAGTTCGACCGGGTTGATCTGATACTGAGGCCGCTCCTGTTCTTTCCAGAACTTCCCAACGCCCTCAATCTCTTTCTCCGTTACGTAGCAGCCCTGAATTCGGGTGGGTTTGTTGGCATCGATCGGCGAGAACAGCATGTCGCCCCTGCCGATCAATCGCTCTGCGCCACCCTCATCCAAGATCGTCCGTGAGTCCACCTGCGACGAGACAGCAAACGCCAGTCGCGACGGGATATTGGCCTTAATTAAGCCCGTAATAACGTCAACCGAGGGTCTTTGTGTAGCGATCACTAAATGGATTCCAACTGCCCGTGCAAGCTGCGCCAACCGCACAATCGCCGTCTCCACTTCTGCCCGCGCCGCGATCATAAGGTCGGCAAGCTCGTCGATCACCACGACGATGTAAGACATCTTCTCCTGGAAACTCGCCTTCTCGTTCCAGCCGTCGATATTGCGCACACCCGCCTCGCTCAAGATGTCGTATCGACGATCCATCTCTCGGCAAAGCGCCCGCAAGACCGGAGCCGCCTCCTTCACATCTTTGATCACCGGACACATCAAGTGCGGCACGTCGTTAAAGAGCGAAAGCTCAACCCGCTTCGGATCGATCATCACAAAGCGGACATCCTTGGGGGTGTTGCGCATGAGCAGGGACATGATCACCGTTGCCAACCCAATCGACTTGCCTGAGTTGGTCGCGCCTCCAATCAAGATGTGCGGCATCTTGGCAAGGTCGGCGTACATGTTCCGACCGGCAACGTCCTGGCCCAACGCGATGCAAAGCCGCGAAGGATGATCCCGAAACTCCTGAGACTCGCAAAGCTCACGCAAAGAAACGGCATACCGGTGCGCATTCGGCACTTCCACACCAACCGCGTTCTTCCCCGGAATCGGAGCCTCCACGCGAACCTGGGCCGCCGAAAGATTCATCGCGATGTTGTCGCCGAGAGCCCCAATTCGGCTGACCTTGATGCCCGGGCCAAGCTGAATCTCATAGCGCGTCAACGTCGGGCCGGTCGCGACTTCAACCACGTTGGCGTCAATCCCAAACTCTTCAAGGGTCGATTCCAGCGTCTCGATATTCTCCTGCATCTCCTGCGGTGTGCGCTTTTGCCGTGCGGGAGGATTCGCCAGAAGTGTAAGAGGGGGAAGCTTGTAGCCCTCCTTCGGAGTCGCATGTTCGACCTCCGCAAATTCAAGTTCGCGCTGTTCGGTCTCGTGGAAAATCGGAGTTGGCTTGCGTCTTGGCTCCTCTTGAACGTCGTCGGCTTGCGGTCGCGAACGCTCAACGGTTCGCTCCTGTACCACCGCCCGTGTCACGGCCTTCTTCGCAACCGTTGCCGTGCGCTTAGGTGCCAACGATTTGGCCTTCGAATGAGCCGTCTCCAGCATCGCCCGAATCGATGTGTTCGCCGCCAAGACAAACCCAATAAGCCCCAAAGCCACCAAGCCGATCAGCTTGCCCGCGCCCAGCAGCGAGAACGATGCCCACCCCATAATCGCGCCGACATATCCACCCGAAGACGTCACAACCGAGGGATCGAAGAAGTCGCTTCCCAACGGCTGGGCAATCGCCCCGAGAATCGCCAAGAAAACCAACGTCAGGCCCATCCCAAGCTGATTGATCGAAATGCGTCGCTTGCCCGCGATCGAACCAGCCCCCAGCAAGAATAGGCAAACACAAACAACCCAAGAGCCCTGCCCAAAAAGCAGACGCAGAAAGTTGCTCAGTGCTTGGCCAACGATGCCGGAATCGGAAAGAACGAGCGAAACTCCCGCAATCAGCGCGAGAGCGATGCATACGATTCCAACAATATCCCCCGTCTTATGCGAAGGGGTTGACGTGGAAGATCGTTTGCCCTTGTTCACGGGACGTGTGCTCACCTTCATCCTGAATTTTCCCTACGCCATCCATAGCGCGGACTTTCATTATAGCTTGGGTTGGTTCTATGGTCGTGCCGTAGAGGCCAGATTTGACTTTGGCAGCGCGTACGAAGGTCGTTCTATCGCCATTCGGATGTACCTTCTGGTGCCCGAAGCCATGACACCCGACTCATACATGCGAAGCTCCGTTCCATCGGCAAATCTCCACGTGGTGTCACCCATAGGCCCTGGAGTCGAGATACCGCCCGGCAATGCCTTCGTGTAAAACGCGAGCACATCCGAAACCGGGATATCCGTTTCAAAGTCTGCGTCATACCTCCAGCCGCCATCTATGTAGCGGCAGCGAACAACATAGACCTCCTCACGCTTGGGCCACTCAAGACCCGACATAAGCGGGATGCCGAGCCGCGCCATCTCCTTCTCCATATCCCCCCGAACGTCATTATCGGGGACGA
It encodes the following:
- the metK gene encoding methionine adenosyltransferase, with the translated sequence MKIFTSESVSAGHPDKLADQISDALLDAFLEQDKNSRVAVETLLTRGVAVVAGEVRTEGYVDVTKVVRDTITSAGYTHTDFGFDGNTCGVLVAIQEQSSDIAMGVDTGGAGDQGMMFGMATRETPELMPLPISIAHALTRRSVEVRTILDSKVLRPDAKSQVSVEYNEDGSPNRINTIVFSQQHSPDVCQDQVQDIVHNEIVRPVLDNYKDYVKGDIIYHINPTGQFIIGGPQGDTGVTGRKIIVDTYGGMCAHGGGAFSGKDPTKVDRSATYMARFLAKQIVAAGLADRCVVQLAYAIGVPQPVAINVDTFGTETISESEIAERIRANYDLSPKGIVDELDLRNTKYLPTAKNGHFGHADFPWESTKTADRLK
- the cdaA gene encoding diadenylate cyclase CdaA, translated to MTSLREFSTETLVSVIDILVVAMLVYKILSMIRGTRAWRVVMGIVGFLLLLFVSKALGLNSLHWILEKATLMAPVALAILLLPELRQALEGMGKFGLFSQRIERIVGFEGVDSPLRAQTIEELVAACAELADSRTGALIVIERGAELDDIIANGVKLGSSISAALLGSIFYGANPLHDGAVVIRGDRIVAAACRLPLSDRKLSPNLHMRHRAAVGASDHHDCIVIVVSEERGTISLVREGQLSTVSVQELRDRLNHLLRDDEEKSTSRKERHQRRKEKTRDQSVTVP
- a CDS encoding DNA translocase FtsK 4TM domain-containing protein; protein product: MSTRPVNKGKRSSTSTPSHKTGDIVGIVCIALALIAGVSLVLSDSGIVGQALSNFLRLLFGQGSWVVCVCLFLLGAGSIAGKRRISINQLGMGLTLVFLAILGAIAQPLGSDFFDPSVVTSSGGYVGAIMGWASFSLLGAGKLIGLVALGLIGFVLAANTSIRAMLETAHSKAKSLAPKRTATVAKKAVTRAVVQERTVERSRPQADDVQEEPRRKPTPIFHETEQRELEFAEVEHATPKEGYKLPPLTLLANPPARQKRTPQEMQENIETLESTLEEFGIDANVVEVATGPTLTRYEIQLGPGIKVSRIGALGDNIAMNLSAAQVRVEAPIPGKNAVGVEVPNAHRYAVSLRELCESQEFRDHPSRLCIALGQDVAGRNMYADLAKMPHILIGGATNSGKSIGLATVIMSLLMRNTPKDVRFVMIDPKRVELSLFNDVPHLMCPVIKDVKEAAPVLRALCREMDRRYDILSEAGVRNIDGWNEKASFQEKMSYIVVVIDELADLMIAARAEVETAIVRLAQLARAVGIHLVIATQRPSVDVITGLIKANIPSRLAFAVSSQVDSRTILDEGGAERLIGRGDMLFSPIDANKPTRIQGCYVTEKEIEGVGKFWKEQERPQYQINPVELARQEADAGRGERGGSGDDEIDALWRESVLWVVERGQASTSMLQRRFSIGFQRASRLLDMMEERGIVGPRDGPRPRDVLVNIMEAEEMVGGGSNYDGEGS
- the pheA gene encoding prephenate dehydratase gives rise to the protein MSDPLQRSIQQIRTEIDVIDADLVRLLSRRAECAIEIGLVKGRDSQPFFNPERERQIYEELKRINPGPLTHPQLVGIFREIISAARAAEKPLGIAYWGPEGTFSHVAAMQAFGVSSNYHPVESIHDVFMAVEHGQANYGVVPVENSVAGVVPETLDMFPQTNVRICAEMFTPVHHHLLSVAPTLKEVKRVYSGPQPSGQCRSWLRTNLPGVEVLEVVPTATAVIKAQKDPEGAAIGNHVAAEMYGLPILVEHIEDNPQNRTRFLIIGFNEPAKTGRDKTSMMFNLRNKPGELYRALGVFVAHEVNLQMIESRPAQRASFEYMFFIDCEGHQQDPGLQKVIEALKAGITLETTVLGSYPAAE
- a CDS encoding GNAT family N-acetyltransferase, with product MRSIRTIRKDEAESFLKLLCLVFELDYSRAQAVFFKEPLFDLNRKWALFEGGKMRSILTTVPLEFGWGKAIGIAGVATDVNLRGKGYALDLLKHVVKTSNDRGETAAYLFAKQANLYERAGFQVIDRVIKAPLAGMGENEDLICTYDDVGIYYNRWAQGHPARLRRPEKRWEYWRWNFRLCAEAGQGYVCQEGNVVREAVDAGAPESWPISAGSHWYGLRSMADHLGIDRSQEEEDLLFMGWRSPQTPQMFLTDQF